From the genome of Candidatus Desulfarcum epimagneticum, one region includes:
- a CDS encoding conserved hypothetical protein (Evidence 4 : Unknown function but conserved in other organisms), with the protein MIYYKFIKKCVAAKRKRPMILTVETQARTQMIDITQKVRRAVAESGASGGICMLYVPHTTAAVTINESADPSVRKDIVMILNQIIPWESEYRHLEGNSPAHIKSVLVGASELLEIRDGQPVLGTWQGVFFCEFDGPRTRTLNIKIL; encoded by the coding sequence GTGATTTATTACAAGTTTATCAAAAAATGCGTCGCGGCGAAAAGGAAACGACCCATGATCCTGACGGTTGAAACCCAGGCCCGAACCCAGATGATCGACATCACCCAAAAGGTCCGGCGAGCCGTCGCCGAATCCGGGGCGTCCGGGGGCATATGCATGCTCTATGTTCCCCACACCACGGCGGCCGTGACCATCAACGAAAGCGCCGATCCCAGCGTTCGAAAAGATATTGTGATGATTTTAAATCAAATCATTCCCTGGGAATCCGAATACCGGCATCTGGAGGGAAACTCGCCGGCCCACATCAAGTCCGTCCTGGTGGGCGCCTCGGAGCTTTTGGAAATTCGCGATGGACAGCCGGTCCTGGGAACCTGGCAGGGCGTGTTTTTCTGCGAATTCGACGGCCCCAGAACCCGAACACTCAATATCAAAATACTGTGA